One Fundulus heteroclitus isolate FHET01 chromosome 11, MU-UCD_Fhet_4.1, whole genome shotgun sequence DNA segment encodes these proteins:
- the im:7136398 gene encoding schwannomin-interacting protein 1 isoform X1, whose product MEGEKEASEEEEDLHHIPGDHQELPIMHWEELNQRISELEEQEQERREKRKNGADGAACLQRRTGLRTEEKQGGDRRNVCEEDEEDSRRSRVAASRSRLNHRNLQLCFINNSDSEEEEGADRKVPMGAGHNGCHGAGLKQEVAAALRALRDDLLAEQKEEEEEVVLLSGQAGCSCVAQREHLERWQLQGRSLQTLRSLKASLQQEVHALSSELVAHLLVRDQLRTKQDAMLLDVQDLT is encoded by the exons ATGGAGGGAGAAAAAGAGgcttcagaggaggaggaggaccttCATCACATCCCAGGTGACCACCAGGAGCTTCCCATCATGCACTGGGAGGAGCTGAACCAGCGGATCTCTGagctggaggagcaggagcaggagaggAGGGAGAAG AGAAAGAACGGAGCTGATGGTGCTGCGTGTCTGCAGAGGAGGACGGGGCTCAGGACGGAGGAGAAGCAGGGAGGAGACCGGAGGAACGTCTGCGAGGAAGATGAGGAAGATTCCCGGAGGAGTCGAGTCGCTGCTTCACG TTCCAGGTTGAACCACAGGAACCTGCAGCTGTGCTTCATCAACAACAGTGacagcgaggaagaggagggggcgGACAGAAAG GTTCCCATGGGAGCAGGACACAATGGTTGCCATGGCGCTGGCTTGAAGCAGGAAGTGGCTGCAGCTCTGAGAGCGCTGAGAGACGATCTGCTGGCAGAgcagaaggaggaagaggaggaggttgTGTTACTgagt GGCCAGGCGGGCTGCAGCTGTGTCGCCCAGCGGGAACATCTGGAGCGCTGGCAGCTGCAGGGTCGCTCTCTGCAGACGCTCCGCAGTCTGAAGGCGTCGCTGCAGCAGGAAGTTCACG CTCTGAGCTCTGAACTGGTGGCCCACCTGTTGGTCCGGGACCAGCTGAGGACCAAGCAGGACGCCATGCTGCTGGACGTCCAGGACCTGACCTGA
- the im:7136398 gene encoding schwannomin-interacting protein 1 isoform X4: MEGEKEASEEEEDLHHIPGDHQELPIMHWEELNQRISELEEQEQERREKRRTGLRTEEKQGGDRRNVCEEDEEDSRRSRVAASRSRLNHRNLQLCFINNSDSEEEEGADRKVPMGAGHNGCHGAGLKQEVAAALRALRDDLLAEQKEEEEEVVLLSGQAGCSCVAQREHLERWQLQGRSLQTLRSLKASLQQEVHALSSELVAHLLVRDQLRTKQDAMLLDVQDLT; the protein is encoded by the exons ATGGAGGGAGAAAAAGAGgcttcagaggaggaggaggaccttCATCACATCCCAGGTGACCACCAGGAGCTTCCCATCATGCACTGGGAGGAGCTGAACCAGCGGATCTCTGagctggaggagcaggagcaggagaggAGGGAGAAG AGGAGGACGGGGCTCAGGACGGAGGAGAAGCAGGGAGGAGACCGGAGGAACGTCTGCGAGGAAGATGAGGAAGATTCCCGGAGGAGTCGAGTCGCTGCTTCACG TTCCAGGTTGAACCACAGGAACCTGCAGCTGTGCTTCATCAACAACAGTGacagcgaggaagaggagggggcgGACAGAAAG GTTCCCATGGGAGCAGGACACAATGGTTGCCATGGCGCTGGCTTGAAGCAGGAAGTGGCTGCAGCTCTGAGAGCGCTGAGAGACGATCTGCTGGCAGAgcagaaggaggaagaggaggaggttgTGTTACTgagt GGCCAGGCGGGCTGCAGCTGTGTCGCCCAGCGGGAACATCTGGAGCGCTGGCAGCTGCAGGGTCGCTCTCTGCAGACGCTCCGCAGTCTGAAGGCGTCGCTGCAGCAGGAAGTTCACG CTCTGAGCTCTGAACTGGTGGCCCACCTGTTGGTCCGGGACCAGCTGAGGACCAAGCAGGACGCCATGCTGCTGGACGTCCAGGACCTGACCTGA
- the im:7136398 gene encoding schwannomin-interacting protein 1 isoform X2, with protein MEGEKEASEEEEDLHHIPGDHQELPIMHWEELNQRISELEEQEQERREKRKNGADGAACLQRRTGLRTEEKQGGDRRNVCEEDEEDSRRSRVAASRLNHRNLQLCFINNSDSEEEEGADRKVPMGAGHNGCHGAGLKQEVAAALRALRDDLLAEQKEEEEEVVLLSGQAGCSCVAQREHLERWQLQGRSLQTLRSLKASLQQEVHALSSELVAHLLVRDQLRTKQDAMLLDVQDLT; from the exons ATGGAGGGAGAAAAAGAGgcttcagaggaggaggaggaccttCATCACATCCCAGGTGACCACCAGGAGCTTCCCATCATGCACTGGGAGGAGCTGAACCAGCGGATCTCTGagctggaggagcaggagcaggagaggAGGGAGAAG AGAAAGAACGGAGCTGATGGTGCTGCGTGTCTGCAGAGGAGGACGGGGCTCAGGACGGAGGAGAAGCAGGGAGGAGACCGGAGGAACGTCTGCGAGGAAGATGAGGAAGATTCCCGGAGGAGTCGAGTCGCTGCTTCACG GTTGAACCACAGGAACCTGCAGCTGTGCTTCATCAACAACAGTGacagcgaggaagaggagggggcgGACAGAAAG GTTCCCATGGGAGCAGGACACAATGGTTGCCATGGCGCTGGCTTGAAGCAGGAAGTGGCTGCAGCTCTGAGAGCGCTGAGAGACGATCTGCTGGCAGAgcagaaggaggaagaggaggaggttgTGTTACTgagt GGCCAGGCGGGCTGCAGCTGTGTCGCCCAGCGGGAACATCTGGAGCGCTGGCAGCTGCAGGGTCGCTCTCTGCAGACGCTCCGCAGTCTGAAGGCGTCGCTGCAGCAGGAAGTTCACG CTCTGAGCTCTGAACTGGTGGCCCACCTGTTGGTCCGGGACCAGCTGAGGACCAAGCAGGACGCCATGCTGCTGGACGTCCAGGACCTGACCTGA
- the im:7136398 gene encoding schwannomin-interacting protein 1 isoform X3 gives MEGEKEASEEEEDLHHIPGDHQELPIMHWEELNQRISELEEQEQERREKRKNGADGAACLQRRTGLRTEEKQGGDRRNVCEEDEEDSRRSRVAASRSRLNHRNLQLCFINNSDSEEEEGADRKVPMGAGHNGCHGAGLKQEVAAALRALRDDLLAEQKEEEEEGQAGCSCVAQREHLERWQLQGRSLQTLRSLKASLQQEVHALSSELVAHLLVRDQLRTKQDAMLLDVQDLT, from the exons ATGGAGGGAGAAAAAGAGgcttcagaggaggaggaggaccttCATCACATCCCAGGTGACCACCAGGAGCTTCCCATCATGCACTGGGAGGAGCTGAACCAGCGGATCTCTGagctggaggagcaggagcaggagaggAGGGAGAAG AGAAAGAACGGAGCTGATGGTGCTGCGTGTCTGCAGAGGAGGACGGGGCTCAGGACGGAGGAGAAGCAGGGAGGAGACCGGAGGAACGTCTGCGAGGAAGATGAGGAAGATTCCCGGAGGAGTCGAGTCGCTGCTTCACG TTCCAGGTTGAACCACAGGAACCTGCAGCTGTGCTTCATCAACAACAGTGacagcgaggaagaggagggggcgGACAGAAAG GTTCCCATGGGAGCAGGACACAATGGTTGCCATGGCGCTGGCTTGAAGCAGGAAGTGGCTGCAGCTCTGAGAGCGCTGAGAGACGATCTGCTGGCAGAgcagaaggaggaagaggaggag GGCCAGGCGGGCTGCAGCTGTGTCGCCCAGCGGGAACATCTGGAGCGCTGGCAGCTGCAGGGTCGCTCTCTGCAGACGCTCCGCAGTCTGAAGGCGTCGCTGCAGCAGGAAGTTCACG CTCTGAGCTCTGAACTGGTGGCCCACCTGTTGGTCCGGGACCAGCTGAGGACCAAGCAGGACGCCATGCTGCTGGACGTCCAGGACCTGACCTGA